A section of the Kluyveromyces lactis strain NRRL Y-1140 chromosome F complete sequence genome encodes:
- the RPS13 gene encoding 40S ribosomal protein uS15 (highly similar to uniprot|P05756 Saccharomyces cerevisiae YDR064W RPS13 Protein component of the small (40S) ribosomal subunit; has similarity to E. coli S15 and rat S13 ribosomal proteins) — translation MGRMHSKGKGMSSSAIPYSRNAPAWFKGSSDGVVEQIIKYARKGLTPSQIGVLLRDAHGVTQAKVITGNKILRILKSNGLAPEIPEDLYFLIKKAVSVRKHLERNRKDKDAKFRLILIESRIHRLARYYRTVSVLPPNWKYESATASALVN, via the coding sequence GGTAAGGGTATGTCCTCTTCTGCTATTCCATACAGCAGAAACGCTCCAGCTTGGTTCAAGGGATCATCCGACGGTGTCGTTGAACAAATCATCAAGTACGCCAGAAAGGGTTTGACTCCATCTCAAATCGGTGTCTTGTTGAGAGATGCTCACGGTGTTACTCAAGCTAAGGTCATTACTGGTAACAAGATCTTGAGAATCTTGAAGTCTAACGGTTTGGCTCCAGAAATCCCAGAAGATTTGTActtcttgatcaagaagGCTGTCTCTGTCAGAAAGcatttggaaagaaacagaaaagatAAGGATGCTAAATTCAGATTGATTTTGATCGAATCCAGAATTCACAGATTGGCTAGATACTACAGAACTGTTTCTGTCTTGCCACCAAACTGGAAGTACGAATCCGCCACTGCTTCTGCTTTGGTTAACTAG